From the genome of Asterias amurensis chromosome 17, ASM3211899v1, one region includes:
- the LOC139949985 gene encoding mitochondrial fission factor-like — protein MGSKDPMGTDIKYQMEQEMDELQQMHYSTEFSTDINSKMQIPTRLSMGQPSADDSYADSEELNLDYMTNSPAHAMNVPERIMIAGSDTHFGSRKTPRHLDLEEMTPFPTADTVVGLTTPPHTLKMDDVRFPTVGDQSVLKPDEHSANYRVGQNGLNETPLGSSKLQHNSSMIESGPTLDVQALQRHLHLLTRKVAIMENDNIRRDRRELLFCALGAIYMVYKGLRVFSRML, from the exons ATGGGGAGTAAAGACCCCATGGGTACCGACATAAAATACCAGATGGAACAAGAAATGGATGAGTTACAGCAGATGCATTATAGCACAGAGTTCAGTACTGACATCAATAGTAAAATGCAG ATTCCAACCAGATTAAGCATGGGCCAACCCAGCGCAGACGATTCCTACGCAGATTCGGAAGAGTTAAATTTGGATTATATGACCAACAGTCCGGCCCACGCCATGAACGTACCAGAAAGAATCATGATTGCAG GATCAGATACACACTTTGGATCAAGAAAAACACCCAGGCATCTGGATCTTGAAGAAATGACGCCGTTCCCCACAG CTGACACAGTTGTCGGACTCACCACCCCTCCCCACACACTGAAAATGGATGATGTAAGATTCCCTACAGTTGGTGACCAGAGCGTGTTGAAGCCAGACGAGCACAGTGCTAATTATCGAGTTGGGCAAAA TGGCCTCAACGAAACACCCTTGGGCTCCTCCAAGCTCCAACACAACTCCTCCATGATAGAAAGTGGCCCCACCCTCGACGTGCAGGCACTACAGCGTCATCTTCATCTCCTGACTAGGAAAGTAGCCATCATGGAGAACGATAACATCCGACGTGATCGCAGGGAGTTGCTCTTCTGCGCTCTCGGTGCAATATACATGGTCTACAAGGGTCTGCGAGTTTTCTCTCGTATGCTGTAA